The Christiangramia flava JLT2011 genome has a segment encoding these proteins:
- a CDS encoding porin family protein, whose protein sequence is MKNALFVLFLFSCIYGFAQERELLTRLPDTVPTSIDSLYREDQLYVGFSFNLITDKPSTIGQQSFSGGLHLGMIRDFPLNKRRNIALGAGLGWSLNSYGQNLKIDRDSQGSTIFSSLENNQDYQTNRFTTQLIEAPIEFRWRTSTPETYKFWRIYTGLRLGYIYRFRSNYKDANGQLKLHDLPELDRFRIGTTFTFGYNTFNFQFYYALNPFFQNAEVDQESFGISTLQIGLNFYIL, encoded by the coding sequence ATGAAGAATGCCCTTTTCGTACTTTTCCTCTTTAGTTGTATTTACGGCTTTGCTCAGGAACGTGAACTTCTTACCCGGCTTCCGGATACCGTCCCTACTTCCATAGACAGTCTGTATCGGGAAGATCAGTTGTATGTAGGATTCAGTTTTAATCTGATAACCGATAAACCCTCCACCATTGGGCAACAAAGTTTTTCCGGAGGTTTGCACCTGGGAATGATTCGTGATTTTCCTTTGAATAAACGTCGAAATATTGCTTTGGGAGCTGGTTTAGGCTGGTCCCTGAATAGTTATGGGCAAAACCTGAAGATCGACCGGGATTCGCAGGGTAGTACCATTTTCAGTAGCCTGGAAAACAACCAGGATTACCAGACGAATCGCTTTACCACACAATTGATTGAAGCTCCAATCGAATTCAGGTGGCGTACCAGTACTCCTGAAACCTATAAATTCTGGCGGATCTATACAGGTTTGCGCTTAGGGTATATTTACCGTTTCAGAAGCAATTATAAAGATGCTAACGGCCAATTGAAACTCCATGATTTGCCCGAACTGGATCGATTTCGGATAGGAACCACTTTTACTTTTGGGTATAATACCTTTAACTTTCAATTTTACTATGCGCTGAATCCGTTTTTTCAAAATGCCGAAGTGGACCAGGAATCTTTCGGGATTTCTACGCTTCAGATCGGCCTGAACTTCTATATTTTATAA
- a CDS encoding 1-acyl-sn-glycerol-3-phosphate acyltransferase, which produces MQNFEKIRFYNDAEVQAALAEYVKHPMIKALLTYTFPEKEFEEIEEIVLSCRSIRDFQTKVIYHSVEKVLEKTSEGLEDRGFDKLEPGESYFYISNHRDIILDTSLINYTLCNHDLVMTASAIGDNLVQKPFLMALSRLNRNFLVLRGQSPREMLKSSMNLSEYIRQLLLEEKRSVWMAQREGRTKDGNDFTQQGVLKMLAMAKGDLDVLDYFEKLKIVPVAISYEFDPTDMLKMPEVLAKRMKEEYKKSANEDFNSIMQGALGQKGRISLSAGKVLSKEKIQEIREQDLSINEQLKALGTLIDQAIYRNFKLWPANYIAYDLVNNETRFADHYSEKEKRQFERRISRRVDVKNSLALNSYLLMYANPVINKMSLHEEQV; this is translated from the coding sequence GTGCAGAATTTTGAAAAAATAAGATTTTATAACGACGCCGAGGTCCAGGCAGCTCTTGCGGAATACGTGAAGCATCCTATGATCAAGGCGCTTTTGACCTATACTTTTCCTGAAAAAGAGTTTGAAGAGATCGAGGAGATTGTGCTTTCCTGCCGCTCCATTCGGGACTTTCAAACAAAGGTCATCTACCATTCCGTAGAAAAAGTACTGGAGAAAACCAGTGAGGGTCTCGAAGACCGTGGTTTCGACAAACTCGAACCGGGAGAATCCTACTTTTATATTTCCAATCACCGCGATATCATTCTGGATACTTCGCTTATCAATTATACTTTGTGTAATCATGACCTGGTAATGACCGCATCGGCGATTGGCGATAACCTGGTGCAGAAGCCATTTTTGATGGCGCTTTCCAGGCTGAATCGAAACTTTTTGGTACTCCGCGGGCAGTCTCCCAGGGAAATGCTGAAGAGTTCCATGAATCTTTCGGAATACATCAGGCAGCTGCTACTGGAGGAAAAACGCTCGGTGTGGATGGCGCAGCGGGAGGGACGAACAAAGGACGGAAATGACTTCACGCAGCAGGGTGTACTGAAAATGCTGGCAATGGCCAAAGGAGATCTGGACGTGCTGGACTATTTTGAAAAGCTGAAAATCGTACCAGTTGCCATTTCTTATGAATTTGACCCAACTGATATGTTGAAAATGCCTGAAGTCCTGGCCAAAAGAATGAAAGAGGAGTATAAGAAGTCGGCCAACGAAGATTTTAACAGCATCATGCAGGGCGCACTCGGGCAAAAGGGAAGGATCAGCCTTTCTGCCGGGAAAGTGCTTTCCAAAGAGAAAATTCAGGAGATCCGCGAGCAGGATCTTTCTATAAATGAGCAGTTGAAAGCACTGGGGACGCTGATCGATCAGGCGATCTATAGAAATTTCAAATTATGGCCTGCCAATTATATCGCGTATGACCTGGTGAATAATGAAACGCGTTTTGCAGACCATTATTCCGAAAAGGAAAAAAGACAATTTGAGCGCAGGATCAGCAGAAGGGTGGATGTGAAAAATTCACTGGCCCTGAACAGCTATTTGCTGATGTATGCCAACCCGGTGATCAATAAAATGTCCCTGCATGAAGAACAGGTCTAG
- a CDS encoding MotA/TolQ/ExbB proton channel family protein — MKRLFSILVIAAITVLGATNVKAANSANILPETIATFVQQDEDAAAAADDAGEEEDLGFHQELKKRFIEGGPAFMGIVLLCLILGLAVAIERIIYLNLASTNTKKLARDVEDALNSGGVEAAKEVCRNTRGPVASIYYQGLDRADESIEAAEKAVVAYGGVQMGQLEKNVSWVSLFIALAPMLGFMGTVIGMIQAFDRIEAAGDMQPSLVAGGIKVALLTTVFGLIVAIILQIFYNYIIAKIDSIVNDMEDASILLIDMLVAYKNKKRV; from the coding sequence ATGAAAAGATTATTTTCTATTTTGGTAATCGCCGCGATTACGGTTCTTGGGGCCACTAACGTCAAGGCGGCTAACAGTGCGAATATTTTGCCGGAAACGATTGCTACCTTTGTTCAGCAGGATGAGGATGCGGCAGCTGCTGCAGACGATGCTGGAGAAGAAGAGGATCTTGGTTTCCACCAGGAGCTTAAAAAGCGTTTTATTGAAGGTGGACCTGCCTTCATGGGTATCGTACTACTTTGTTTGATTTTAGGTTTGGCTGTTGCCATTGAGAGAATTATCTATCTAAACCTGGCTTCTACAAACACCAAGAAACTTGCAAGAGACGTTGAAGATGCTCTAAACAGCGGCGGTGTTGAAGCAGCTAAGGAAGTTTGCCGTAACACAAGAGGTCCTGTAGCATCTATTTACTACCAGGGTCTTGACCGTGCCGATGAGAGCATCGAAGCAGCAGAAAAAGCTGTTGTAGCTTACGGTGGTGTTCAAATGGGACAACTTGAGAAAAACGTGTCTTGGGTATCATTATTTATCGCACTTGCCCCTATGCTTGGGTTCATGGGTACGGTAATTGGTATGATCCAGGCTTTCGACCGTATCGAGGCAGCAGGAGATATGCAGCCGTCACTTGTAGCAGGAGGTATTAAAGTAGCACTTCTTACTACAGTATTCGGTTTGATCGTTGCGATTATTCTTCAGATTTTTTATAACTACATTATCGCTAAGATTGACAGTATCGTTAATGATATGGAAGATGCGTCAATCCTTCTTATCGATATGTTAGTAGCTTACAAGAACAAAAAAAGAGTCTAA
- a CDS encoding ExbD/TolR family protein, whose protein sequence is MAKRSAPEVNAGSMADIAFLLLIFFLVTTTIETDKGISRKLPPWQPEEQDPPQIKQKNIFTVLVNSNNQLLVEEEEMELSDLREAAVEFLDNGGGSGDDACSFCQGAKDPASSDNPRKAIISLVNNRGTEYGTYIAVQNELVAAYNQLRDREAQRMFGTTFTEMEKMYNDPNYNGDKDALKEKIDVIQDMIPQKLSEAEPTS, encoded by the coding sequence ATGGCAAAGAGATCAGCACCGGAAGTGAATGCTGGGTCTATGGCTGATATCGCTTTCCTTCTTCTTATTTTCTTCCTGGTAACCACTACCATTGAGACCGATAAGGGGATTAGTAGAAAGCTTCCGCCATGGCAACCTGAAGAGCAGGATCCTCCGCAAATTAAGCAGAAGAACATCTTTACCGTACTGGTAAACTCGAATAACCAGTTACTGGTTGAAGAGGAGGAGATGGAGCTTTCCGATCTTAGGGAGGCAGCAGTAGAGTTCCTGGATAATGGTGGTGGTAGCGGTGATGATGCCTGTAGCTTCTGTCAGGGAGCGAAAGATCCTGCATCGTCAGACAATCCACGAAAAGCTATTATCTCTCTTGTGAACAACAGGGGAACAGAGTATGGAACTTACATTGCTGTACAGAACGAACTGGTAGCGGCCTACAATCAATTAAGAGATCGTGAGGCACAACGTATGTTCGGTACAACGTTTACTGAGATGGAAAAAATGTACAACGATCCTAACTATAACGGCGATAAAGATGCCCTTAAAGAAAAGATCGACGTCATTCAGGATATGATTCCACAGAAATTATCAGAAGCAGAGCCAACAAGCTAA
- a CDS encoding asparaginase, which produces MKNRSRILLVYTGGTIGMIKDYETGALKAFNFDELLQNIPELNILEHEIDTVSFENPIDSSNMNPQQWIKIANIIYEHYEGYDGFVVLHGSDTMSYTASALSFMFENLSKPIIFTGSQLPIGDLRTDAKENLITSIQIAGLRKNGKPVITEVGLYFEYKLYRANRTTKINAEHFQAFASMNYPPLAESGVYLSVDYKSLWKSGRKQFPKLHTGFNDEVLILKMFPGITESSVEYVLSKPGLKGIVLETYGSGNAPNEGWFLDLLKDKIRKGLSVVNVTQCAGGSVVMGNYETSVGLKRVGVTSGKDITTEAAISKLMYLLDKDLSPKVFKTIFETSLRGEMS; this is translated from the coding sequence ATGAAGAACAGGTCTAGAATTCTGCTGGTTTATACCGGGGGAACCATTGGGATGATCAAGGATTATGAAACCGGCGCCCTGAAGGCTTTCAATTTTGATGAATTATTGCAGAATATCCCGGAGCTGAATATCCTGGAACATGAGATCGATACGGTGAGTTTTGAAAACCCGATCGATTCTTCGAATATGAATCCGCAGCAGTGGATCAAAATAGCCAATATCATCTATGAACATTACGAAGGGTATGATGGTTTTGTGGTGTTGCATGGCAGTGATACCATGTCTTACACCGCTTCAGCCCTCAGTTTCATGTTCGAAAATCTATCCAAACCGATCATTTTTACCGGGTCACAATTGCCAATTGGAGATCTTCGTACCGATGCCAAAGAGAACCTGATCACCAGTATTCAGATCGCCGGGCTTCGGAAGAACGGAAAACCTGTAATTACAGAAGTTGGGCTGTATTTTGAATATAAATTATACCGGGCTAACAGGACTACCAAGATCAATGCAGAACATTTCCAGGCCTTTGCCTCGATGAATTATCCGCCGCTGGCCGAGTCTGGGGTGTACCTTTCCGTAGATTACAAATCGCTCTGGAAATCTGGAAGAAAACAATTTCCGAAGCTGCACACCGGCTTTAATGATGAGGTCCTGATCCTGAAAATGTTTCCGGGCATTACTGAAAGCAGTGTGGAATACGTGTTGTCTAAACCCGGTTTGAAAGGTATTGTTCTCGAAACCTACGGAAGTGGCAATGCGCCAAATGAGGGCTGGTTCCTTGATTTGCTGAAAGATAAGATCAGGAAGGGGCTCAGTGTGGTGAACGTCACGCAGTGTGCCGGCGGGAGTGTGGTAATGGGTAATTATGAAACCAGCGTAGGATTAAAAAGAGTAGGAGTAACCTCTGGAAAAGATATCACTACGGAGGCTGCAATTTCGAAATTGATGTATTTGCTAGACAAAGATTTGTCTCCAAAAGTTTTCAAAACTATCTTCGAAACTTCCCTGCGAGGCGAAATGTCTTAA
- a CDS encoding ExbD/TolR family protein gives MSKFKKKKSGDLPAISTASLPDIVFMLLFFFMVATVMRENTLMIENKLPYADQVEKLDKKDLIMYIYAGKPSKRYQAKYGTEARIQLNDKFASVEEVQQFIYSERQAKREELIPYLTTALKVDEETNMGLVSDIKQELRKAEALKINYTTLVGDAQQNVD, from the coding sequence ATGTCTAAATTTAAAAAGAAGAAATCCGGAGATTTGCCTGCCATTAGTACGGCATCTTTACCAGATATCGTTTTCATGCTGCTATTCTTCTTTATGGTTGCGACCGTAATGCGTGAGAATACCCTGATGATTGAGAACAAGCTTCCTTATGCCGATCAGGTTGAAAAACTTGATAAGAAGGATTTGATCATGTATATCTACGCCGGGAAACCGAGTAAGAGATATCAGGCCAAATACGGTACCGAAGCTCGTATCCAGCTGAATGATAAATTTGCTAGTGTTGAAGAAGTACAGCAGTTTATCTATTCTGAAAGACAGGCGAAGCGTGAAGAATTAATCCCATATTTAACCACAGCCTTAAAGGTGGATGAAGAAACCAATATGGGCCTTGTTTCTGATATTAAACAGGAACTAAGGAAAGCTGAAGCTTTGAAGATCAACTATACCACGTTGGTTGGAGATGCCCAGCAAAATGTTGATTAA